A stretch of the Pedobacter sp. MC2016-14 genome encodes the following:
- a CDS encoding BrxA/BrxB family bacilliredoxin, whose translation MYPEYLVEPMRAELTKVGFEEMKTAADVDSAIQSEGTVFVVVNSVCGCAAANARPAARLAAANEKHPTKLITVFAGMEKEAVDRARGYMIPFPPSSPSMALFKDGKLVHMIERHQIEGRPAQMIADSLIGAFDQYC comes from the coding sequence ATGTATCCAGAATATTTAGTAGAACCTATGCGTGCAGAATTGACCAAAGTAGGTTTTGAAGAAATGAAAACTGCGGCAGATGTAGACAGCGCTATTCAGTCTGAAGGGACTGTGTTTGTTGTGGTAAATTCTGTATGCGGTTGCGCTGCTGCAAACGCACGTCCGGCAGCACGTTTGGCTGCTGCCAATGAAAAACACCCGACTAAATTAATCACCGTTTTTGCAGGTATGGAGAAAGAAGCTGTAGACCGCGCAAGAGGTTATATGATTCCTTTCCCGCCATCATCACCTTCAATGGCGCTGTTTAAAGATGGTAAATTGGTACACATGATTGAGCGTCATCAAATTGAAGGTCGTCCGGCACAAATGATTGCCGATAGCCTGATTGGTGCTTTTGATCAGTATTGCTAA
- a CDS encoding serine hydrolase, with protein sequence MRKAYILLLTVIFTLNACAQEHKKNETRLNIINTIIRNTSLLNNQNKVIPLLELQQKNIASVNLGFSYQRITDSLLNKYTRVTSFDAEKYKNSATLNELEDDLKYFNTVMIMLSEPQISNPKYMSFVQTLSKSKQVIIGLFSSGNTLMNFNLSNTPIIWSRQSDAEAAAIVPQMIFGGIGIGGSYATRLKYTVPEDAGVNADDLLEIDKIAQETITERAAPGLVVLVAKDGKVIFNKAYGNHTYDAVMPDQVTDIFDLASLTKTTATTPTVMRLVQEQKLNLDTNIGAYIPKARTTAMNNISVREVMLHQAGFIPYIPFQDAIKATDHSSDSSSAFPTKVADGYYVRKDYFKEVMWPKMLNAPIKTRGKYVYSDISMYVMKDIVERISGKPLNQYVQENFYGPLGMQTAGFLPRNRFSKDQIVPTENDTYFRKTLLLGYVHDQGAALVGGVSGHAGLFASANDVAILYQMFLNKGAYGGQEYFFPQTVDRFTAKQSDVSRRGLGFDRWDPLASNRYPADNASPQTYGHTGYTGTCVWVDPTRGLVYVFLSNRINPTVSEKLGKLRIRARIQEVINKAIDKGTK encoded by the coding sequence ATGAGAAAAGCCTACATTTTATTACTTACTGTAATATTTACCTTAAATGCCTGTGCGCAGGAACACAAAAAAAACGAAACGCGTTTAAATATTATCAACACCATTATCCGTAATACAAGCCTCTTAAATAACCAGAATAAGGTGATCCCTTTGCTTGAATTACAGCAAAAAAACATAGCTTCTGTAAATCTTGGGTTCAGCTATCAGCGCATTACGGATAGCCTTTTAAATAAGTATACCAGGGTTACTTCTTTTGATGCCGAAAAGTACAAAAATTCGGCTACACTTAATGAACTGGAAGATGACCTGAAGTACTTTAATACGGTGATGATTATGCTTTCGGAGCCGCAAATAAGTAATCCAAAGTACATGAGTTTTGTACAGACACTATCAAAGAGCAAACAAGTGATTATAGGCTTATTTAGTTCTGGCAATACCTTAATGAACTTCAATTTAAGCAACACCCCTATTATATGGAGCAGACAGAGTGACGCGGAGGCCGCAGCTATAGTCCCTCAAATGATTTTTGGAGGGATTGGCATAGGCGGCAGCTATGCGACACGCTTAAAATATACCGTTCCTGAAGATGCTGGCGTAAATGCCGATGACCTGCTGGAAATTGATAAAATTGCCCAGGAGACCATTACAGAAAGAGCTGCGCCCGGACTGGTGGTACTGGTAGCAAAAGACGGCAAAGTGATTTTTAACAAGGCTTATGGAAACCATACTTACGATGCGGTAATGCCGGATCAGGTAACCGACATTTTTGACCTTGCTTCTCTGACTAAAACCACGGCCACTACACCTACTGTAATGAGACTGGTACAGGAACAAAAATTAAATCTGGACACCAATATTGGCGCTTACATCCCAAAAGCGAGAACTACAGCCATGAACAACATCAGCGTGCGCGAAGTGATGTTACACCAGGCCGGCTTTATCCCCTACATTCCTTTTCAGGATGCCATTAAGGCTACTGACCATAGTTCAGATTCTTCTTCTGCCTTCCCTACCAAGGTAGCAGATGGATATTATGTACGCAAAGATTATTTCAAGGAGGTGATGTGGCCCAAAATGTTAAACGCCCCAATTAAAACCAGGGGTAAATATGTTTACAGTGACATCAGCATGTATGTGATGAAAGATATTGTGGAGCGGATTAGTGGCAAACCGCTGAACCAATATGTGCAGGAAAATTTCTATGGACCATTGGGAATGCAAACAGCCGGCTTTTTACCCAGAAACCGCTTTAGCAAAGATCAGATTGTACCTACAGAAAATGACACCTATTTTAGGAAGACTTTGCTTTTAGGTTACGTTCACGATCAGGGCGCTGCCCTGGTGGGAGGTGTATCTGGTCATGCGGGCTTATTTGCGAGTGCCAATGATGTAGCCATTTTATATCAGATGTTTTTAAATAAAGGTGCTTACGGTGGCCAGGAGTACTTCTTCCCTCAAACTGTGGATCGGTTTACCGCAAAGCAATCTGATGTAAGTAGAAGGGGATTGGGATTTGACAGGTGGGACCCACTGGCAAGTAACCGCTATCCGGCCGACAATGCTTCGCCACAAACTTACGGACATACAGGCTATACCGGCACTTGTGTTTGGGTTGACCCAACCAGAGGTCTGGTGTATGTGTTCTTATCCAACAGAATTAACCCTACGGTATCTGAAAAGCTCGGAAAATTAAGAATCAGGGCAAGAATTCAGGAGGTGATCAACAAGGCAATTGACAAGGGCACAAAGTAG
- the mutL gene encoding DNA mismatch repair endonuclease MutL, with amino-acid sequence MSDIIQLLPDSVANQIAAGEVVQRPASAVKELLENALDAGGNKIQLILKDAGKALIQVIDNGCGMSVTDARMCFERHATSKVRKAEDLFAIRTMGFRGEAMASIAAIAQVEMKTRRHEDELGTLIEIEGSSVINQEPVATAAGTSICVKNLFYNTPARRNFLKSNPAEMRHIMDEFQRVALANPAIAFTLHHDGIEVFRLPASTLKQRIVHLFGNNYNERLIPVEEETTIINLKGFIGKPEFAKRTRGEQFFFVNNRFIKDAYLNHAVNKAYEELLADDVFPLYVLFIDIDPAKIDVNVHPTKTEIKYLEEKSIYAIIHSAVKRSLGRFNISPTIDFDQETGFSAMITPKPLEDVIPPTISFNPEFNPFAGDQQGSSGESNDRFERKESYGAYASFSKSYGSGGNMAPSAKNWGSLYEIANHATAEQASMDLPGSGKEETFAPLQKQYMQLHNRYIISQIKSGLMVIDQQAAHERILYERFIVHLEDRKGASQQSLFPQTVTLSPNDYELAKSLLDDIKSLGFEVREFGKNTLVIEGIPVDLGSANINETQLFEHLIEGFKNSQQELKLDKRDALARSMARNSAIKNGTSLGQEEMNTLIEQLFACKTPNFSISGKPVIQTIGLTELDKKFDKS; translated from the coding sequence ATGTCAGATATCATACAGCTTCTACCAGACAGTGTTGCCAATCAGATTGCCGCGGGTGAAGTGGTACAAAGGCCGGCATCGGCCGTGAAGGAGCTGTTGGAAAACGCATTAGACGCCGGGGGGAATAAAATACAACTCATTCTTAAAGATGCCGGAAAAGCCTTGATTCAGGTAATTGACAATGGTTGTGGAATGAGTGTTACCGATGCCAGGATGTGCTTTGAGCGTCATGCAACTTCTAAAGTACGCAAGGCAGAAGACCTTTTTGCCATTCGGACAATGGGCTTTAGGGGAGAAGCCATGGCTTCCATTGCAGCTATTGCCCAGGTAGAAATGAAGACCCGGAGGCATGAAGATGAACTTGGTACCCTAATAGAAATTGAAGGTTCTTCAGTAATCAATCAGGAGCCCGTAGCCACTGCTGCAGGAACCAGCATCTGTGTTAAAAACTTATTTTACAATACGCCTGCACGCCGGAATTTCCTGAAAAGTAATCCTGCAGAGATGCGCCATATCATGGATGAATTTCAGCGCGTAGCGCTGGCTAATCCGGCCATTGCATTTACGCTGCACCATGATGGGATAGAAGTCTTTCGTCTTCCTGCCTCCACACTCAAACAACGTATTGTTCATTTATTTGGCAACAATTACAATGAGCGGTTAATTCCGGTTGAAGAAGAAACCACCATCATCAATTTAAAAGGATTTATAGGGAAACCCGAATTTGCCAAAAGGACGCGTGGCGAGCAATTCTTTTTTGTAAACAACAGGTTTATCAAAGATGCCTATTTAAACCACGCAGTAAATAAAGCCTATGAGGAACTGCTGGCAGACGATGTTTTTCCACTTTACGTGCTGTTCATTGATATAGATCCCGCAAAGATCGACGTTAATGTACACCCCACTAAAACTGAAATCAAATACCTCGAAGAAAAGTCTATTTATGCCATTATTCATTCGGCAGTTAAGCGCTCATTAGGGAGGTTTAACATCAGCCCTACAATAGATTTTGATCAGGAAACAGGGTTTAGCGCAATGATTACGCCTAAGCCTTTAGAAGATGTCATTCCGCCAACCATCAGTTTTAATCCTGAATTTAATCCTTTTGCCGGAGATCAGCAGGGTTCTTCCGGAGAATCTAATGACCGGTTTGAGCGCAAGGAAAGCTATGGTGCTTACGCTTCTTTTTCAAAAAGCTATGGTTCCGGAGGCAATATGGCGCCAAGTGCAAAAAACTGGGGTTCTTTATACGAAATCGCCAACCATGCCACTGCCGAACAAGCCAGTATGGATTTGCCGGGGAGCGGCAAAGAGGAAACTTTTGCACCCTTGCAAAAGCAATACATGCAGCTGCACAACCGTTATATCATTTCACAAATCAAATCAGGTTTAATGGTAATTGACCAGCAGGCAGCGCACGAGCGTATCCTTTACGAACGCTTTATTGTACATCTGGAAGACAGAAAAGGTGCTTCACAGCAGAGCTTGTTCCCGCAAACAGTTACGCTTAGTCCTAATGATTACGAACTGGCTAAGAGTTTGCTGGATGACATCAAAAGCCTTGGTTTTGAAGTGCGTGAATTTGGTAAAAACACCTTGGTGATTGAAGGGATCCCTGTAGATCTGGGAAGCGCCAATATTAATGAAACGCAGCTTTTTGAACACCTGATTGAAGGCTTTAAAAACTCACAGCAAGAGTTGAAGCTGGATAAGCGGGATGCGCTGGCAAGAAGTATGGCAAGGAACAGTGCCATTAAAAATGGGACCAGCCTTGGACAGGAGGAAATGAATACCTTGATTGAGCAGCTTTTTGCCTGTAAAACGCCTAACTTTAGCATCAGCGGCAAGCCTGTAATCCAGACCATTGGTTTGACTGAATTGGATAAGAAATTTGATAAATCATAA
- a CDS encoding rhomboid family intramembrane serine protease — protein MNNIYIPPVTKNLLIINILFFAATYVFESNGINLGFYLGAVYFDSPMFSIWQPITYMFMHGGLAHIFFNMFALYSFGSILEGHWGAKRFLNFYLITGLGALALQWGVQAFEVYQITGSVFNPSSITVDLAEGMSTLHMSGLSEQAADTFRSIYTVPMVGASGAIFGLLIAFGMLYPDAELMLLFIPVPVKAKYVIPVYILVELSLGVANLPGDSIAHYAHIGGALIGFILVKLWRNKNTFYDYYE, from the coding sequence ATGAATAATATATATATACCTCCTGTTACCAAAAACCTGCTGATTATAAATATCCTGTTTTTTGCTGCTACATATGTTTTTGAATCTAATGGTATTAATTTAGGTTTTTATCTGGGAGCTGTTTATTTTGATTCTCCCATGTTCAGCATATGGCAGCCCATTACCTATATGTTTATGCATGGGGGTTTGGCCCATATCTTTTTTAACATGTTTGCTTTGTATTCCTTTGGTTCCATCCTGGAAGGACATTGGGGCGCAAAACGATTCCTGAATTTTTATTTGATTACCGGCCTTGGCGCACTGGCATTACAATGGGGTGTTCAAGCTTTTGAGGTTTATCAGATTACAGGATCAGTGTTTAATCCAAGCTCAATAACGGTTGATCTTGCAGAAGGGATGTCAACATTACACATGTCGGGCTTAAGCGAGCAAGCGGCCGATACATTTAGAAGCATCTATACGGTACCTATGGTAGGGGCTTCAGGCGCTATATTTGGACTTCTGATTGCCTTTGGGATGTTATATCCAGATGCTGAACTGATGCTGTTGTTTATCCCTGTTCCGGTTAAAGCTAAATACGTCATTCCTGTATATATACTTGTAGAACTAAGCCTGGGCGTAGCGAACCTGCCTGGAGATTCCATCGCCCATTATGCCCATATTGGTGGTGCGCTCATTGGTTTTATCCTTGTAAAGTTATGGCGCAATAAAAATACATTTTACGACTACTATGAATAA
- a CDS encoding rhomboid family intramembrane serine protease, whose translation MNNNIFQELKFKVFKSGNPVAFYIGINVIIYVLTALIGVGIMLGKGSLDLDELIREYFGFPSSFAALPLRFYTLLTFQFFHQGFLHLLFNMLGLFWLGQIFLDFLKPRQFHFVYLFSGASGALVFLLGFNVFPVFAAAAGSATIIGASASVMGIVVATATLLPNYAIRLILFGDVKLKYLALAYVVLDLIGIGSANAGGSFAHLGGALFGFMYIKMLQNGTDWSTIFNTSQWFKKKSKLKVVKNENYRSSVNTRNRSEASDKVNQQVIDSILDKISKSGYDKLSKEEKETLFKASKHS comes from the coding sequence ATGAATAATAATATTTTTCAGGAGCTCAAGTTTAAGGTTTTTAAGTCGGGTAATCCAGTTGCCTTTTATATAGGTATAAATGTGATCATTTACGTGCTTACAGCATTGATTGGCGTGGGGATTATGTTAGGTAAAGGCAGCTTGGACCTGGATGAACTGATCCGTGAGTACTTTGGCTTTCCATCTTCTTTTGCAGCATTGCCTTTACGCTTCTATACCCTGCTCACATTCCAGTTTTTTCATCAGGGTTTCCTGCATTTATTATTCAACATGCTTGGCCTCTTTTGGCTGGGACAGATTTTTCTGGATTTTTTAAAGCCTCGCCAATTTCATTTTGTGTACCTGTTTTCAGGTGCATCAGGAGCATTGGTCTTTTTGTTGGGTTTTAATGTATTCCCGGTTTTTGCAGCTGCTGCCGGTTCTGCAACAATCATCGGTGCTTCGGCATCTGTAATGGGTATTGTGGTGGCCACAGCTACCTTGCTGCCAAATTATGCCATTCGGTTAATTCTTTTTGGCGATGTTAAGCTTAAGTACCTCGCCCTTGCCTATGTGGTACTTGATCTAATCGGTATTGGCTCCGCAAATGCAGGAGGTAGTTTTGCACACCTTGGTGGGGCACTATTTGGATTTATGTACATCAAAATGCTTCAGAATGGTACAGATTGGAGTACAATCTTTAACACTTCCCAATGGTTCAAAAAGAAATCAAAATTAAAGGTTGTCAAAAACGAAAACTACAGGTCTTCCGTAAATACCAGAAACAGGTCTGAAGCCTCAGATAAAGTAAACCAGCAGGTAATTGATTCCATTTTGGATAAGATTTCTAAAAGTGGGTACGATAAACTGAGTAAGGAAGAAAAAGAGACGCTGTTTAAAGCAAGTAAACATTCTTAA
- a CDS encoding endonuclease/exonuclease/phosphatase family protein, producing the protein MKKSKTTFFNKLLGFIAVILAISLILGMLAGSIDPRTNKYIPFFGLAYPYLLVLNVLTALFWLLRKRIIYAVLTVALIFAGNRVFIATFSFKGTEGAGPKKDTTLLRMMTYNVHNFKPYEPGNSDSVKNQILNLVRTEDPDVIAFQEYFTRKKGAFDLTDSLKRILKTKHYYFVPSQKNDYEAMGLAIFSKYAIKDKGTIWFDANHSGNSSIYVDLEVNKKLIRIYNVHLQSISFVKQDYEYLDKVKKKMDAEIVPSRRIIGMLKSAFLKRSAQVDLMKAHMKTCTSPYLIAGDFNDTPASYAVTQLTKSLQKTFVKKGEGFGTTYNGKFPNFQIDYIAVTKDIEVINHRVIEAKLSDHFPLRSDLRLTP; encoded by the coding sequence ATGAAAAAATCCAAAACGACTTTTTTTAATAAGCTGCTGGGCTTTATTGCAGTCATTTTGGCTATTTCGCTTATATTGGGGATGCTGGCCGGCAGCATAGATCCAAGGACAAATAAGTATATCCCATTTTTCGGACTGGCTTATCCCTACCTTTTAGTCCTTAATGTTTTAACCGCTTTATTTTGGTTGCTCCGCAAAAGAATTATCTATGCAGTACTTACCGTAGCATTGATATTTGCAGGTAACCGTGTGTTTATTGCCACATTTAGTTTTAAAGGAACTGAAGGCGCAGGGCCTAAAAAGGATACAACGCTTTTGCGGATGATGACCTACAATGTTCACAATTTCAAGCCTTACGAGCCCGGTAATTCAGATTCCGTAAAGAATCAAATCCTTAACCTGGTGAGAACGGAAGACCCGGATGTAATTGCCTTTCAGGAATATTTTACCAGAAAGAAGGGCGCATTTGACCTCACCGATAGTTTAAAACGGATCTTAAAGACCAAGCATTATTACTTTGTGCCCTCTCAAAAGAATGATTATGAGGCTATGGGACTCGCTATTTTTTCAAAATATGCCATAAAAGATAAAGGCACCATTTGGTTTGATGCCAACCATAGCGGCAATTCAAGTATTTATGTAGACCTGGAAGTAAATAAAAAGTTAATCCGCATTTATAATGTACACCTGCAGTCCATTTCCTTTGTAAAACAGGACTACGAGTACCTGGATAAGGTAAAGAAGAAGATGGATGCGGAGATTGTGCCTTCCAGAAGGATTATAGGAATGCTTAAATCTGCTTTTTTAAAGAGAAGTGCCCAGGTAGATTTAATGAAGGCGCACATGAAGACCTGCACAAGTCCTTATTTAATTGCGGGTGATTTTAACGATACGCCTGCTTCCTATGCGGTTACACAACTTACTAAATCGTTGCAGAAAACCTTTGTAAAAAAAGGAGAAGGCTTCGGTACCACCTACAATGGCAAATTTCCCAATTTTCAAATCGACTATATCGCCGTAACTAAAGATATCGAAGTCATCAATCACCGGGTTATCGAAGCTAAACTTTCTGACCATTTTCCGCTTAGAAGTGATTTGAGATTAACCCCCTAA
- the cysS gene encoding cysteine--tRNA ligase, which produces MKDGLQLYNTLTRKKEPFEPLNAPHVGMYVCGPTVYSDVHLGNCRTFISFDLIFRYLKYLGYKVRYVRNITDAGHLEGDRDEGDDKFAKRAKLEQLEPMEIVQKYTLGFHEVLAMFNTLPPSIEPTATGHIIEQIGMIQEILENGYAYEIDGNVYFDVEKYSETYNYTILTNRNLEDMLANTRELGGQNEKKGRLDFALWIKAKPETLMRWASPWGEGFPGWHIECSAMSSKYLGREFDIHGGGMDLAATHHTNEIAQSEACNHVQPARYWMHTNMLTVNGVRMSKSAGNGFLPGQLFTGDHDLLRKGYSPMTVKFFMLQAHYRSTLDFSNDALDASEKGFRRLMNAVSLLDKLVPTERTDEQESFNIEEIKANCLKAMNDDFNSPVVIAELFEAVRIINTVYDGKGQLSATELEQLKQLMNDFVFDVFGLKDEDSSNIELNAVLDMVIELRKAAKENKDYATSDKIRIGLQSMGIQLKDSKEGTTWSKS; this is translated from the coding sequence ATGAAAGACGGCTTACAGCTCTACAATACCCTTACCAGAAAGAAAGAACCTTTTGAACCCTTAAATGCGCCTCATGTTGGGATGTATGTTTGTGGCCCTACTGTGTATAGTGACGTGCATCTGGGTAACTGTCGCACCTTTATTTCCTTTGATTTAATTTTTAGGTACCTTAAATACCTGGGTTATAAAGTTCGTTATGTAAGGAACATTACGGATGCCGGACATTTAGAGGGTGATCGTGATGAAGGGGATGACAAATTTGCTAAAAGAGCCAAGCTGGAGCAATTGGAGCCAATGGAAATTGTTCAGAAGTATACCCTTGGGTTCCATGAGGTACTGGCCATGTTCAATACCCTTCCACCAAGCATCGAGCCCACTGCTACAGGCCATATAATTGAGCAAATAGGCATGATCCAAGAAATTTTGGAAAATGGGTATGCTTACGAAATTGATGGTAATGTTTACTTTGACGTTGAGAAATACAGCGAAACCTATAACTATACCATTTTAACCAATAGAAACCTGGAAGACATGCTGGCCAACACGCGTGAACTTGGTGGGCAGAATGAGAAAAAGGGCAGACTTGATTTTGCGCTTTGGATAAAAGCTAAGCCAGAAACTTTAATGCGTTGGGCATCTCCCTGGGGAGAAGGTTTTCCGGGCTGGCACATTGAGTGTTCAGCAATGAGTTCTAAATACCTTGGCCGTGAGTTTGATATTCATGGTGGGGGAATGGACCTGGCTGCAACGCACCATACCAATGAAATTGCACAGTCCGAAGCTTGTAACCATGTACAACCTGCAAGATACTGGATGCATACCAATATGCTTACTGTAAATGGCGTTAGGATGTCTAAAAGTGCAGGAAACGGCTTTTTACCCGGGCAGTTGTTTACCGGCGACCACGATTTGTTACGTAAGGGCTATAGTCCCATGACCGTTAAGTTCTTTATGCTGCAGGCGCATTACCGCAGTACGCTTGATTTTAGTAACGATGCATTAGATGCTTCTGAAAAAGGCTTCCGCAGGTTAATGAATGCGGTAAGCTTATTGGATAAACTTGTTCCAACGGAGCGAACTGACGAACAGGAATCTTTCAATATTGAAGAAATCAAAGCCAATTGCCTTAAAGCAATGAATGATGATTTCAACAGTCCGGTGGTGATTGCAGAATTATTTGAAGCCGTGCGCATCATCAATACCGTTTACGATGGCAAAGGACAGCTTTCAGCAACTGAATTGGAACAGTTAAAGCAACTCATGAACGATTTTGTATTTGATGTTTTTGGCTTAAAAGATGAAGACTCCTCCAATATAGAGCTTAATGCGGTATTGGATATGGTTATTGAATTAAGAAAAGCAGCCAAAGAAAATAAGGATTATGCTACTTCTGATAAAATCCGCATCGGTTTACAAAGCATGGGCATACAACTAAAAGATAGTAAAGAAGGAACTACCTGGAGTAAATCATAA
- a CDS encoding DUF4440 domain-containing protein — MTNKIIVTALAASFTLVSIGTYAQRSDNSTKSLVNAEQEFSESVAKNGTKEAFHKYAATDALSFTPNPVNSRTYYAAQPDMKNLSWSPALAKVSKSGDWGFTTGPYVIDGEKKEYGQYLSVWKAVNGKWELSLDMGVSHNKPLNKVVVQHKEPAAFYRPQFANEKQMAAGREIILTTEKTLGATLKSYGVAAFSGFLNPDARVIFPGREPIIGKDNVVAFYNGMMSKVALKTTKADKALGGDLAYTYGLATVDYKADLRESFNYIFIYERQADHNWNLIAQIYTPAER, encoded by the coding sequence ATGACAAATAAAATTATCGTTACCGCCCTTGCCGCATCATTTACTTTAGTAAGCATTGGCACATACGCCCAGCGCAGTGACAATAGCACCAAATCTTTAGTAAATGCAGAACAAGAGTTTTCTGAAAGTGTAGCTAAAAACGGCACTAAAGAAGCATTTCATAAGTATGCTGCCACAGATGCTTTGTCTTTTACCCCAAATCCTGTAAATTCCAGAACATACTATGCTGCGCAGCCAGATATGAAAAACTTAAGCTGGAGCCCGGCTTTGGCAAAAGTATCTAAAAGTGGCGACTGGGGTTTTACCACTGGCCCTTATGTAATAGATGGAGAGAAAAAGGAATACGGACAATATTTAAGTGTTTGGAAAGCGGTAAACGGAAAATGGGAACTTAGCCTGGATATGGGTGTTTCGCACAATAAGCCTTTAAATAAGGTAGTTGTTCAGCATAAAGAACCAGCTGCTTTCTACAGGCCGCAATTTGCCAATGAAAAACAAATGGCTGCGGGAAGGGAAATTATCCTGACCACAGAAAAAACATTGGGCGCTACATTAAAATCTTATGGCGTTGCTGCATTTTCTGGTTTTCTGAATCCAGATGCGAGGGTTATTTTTCCCGGTCGTGAACCGATCATTGGAAAAGATAATGTTGTTGCTTTCTATAACGGAATGATGAGCAAAGTGGCTTTAAAAACTACTAAGGCTGATAAGGCATTGGGTGGTGATTTGGCTTATACCTACGGTTTGGCTACTGTAGACTATAAAGCAGATTTGAGAGAAAGTTTCAATTACATCTTCATCTACGAACGTCAGGCAGACCACAACTGGAACCTCATCGCACAAATTTATACGCCTGCAGAGCGCTAG
- a CDS encoding glycerophosphodiester phosphodiesterase family protein, which yields MFKTSLFTFILLWALQLQAQTFILTGHQGARGIMPENTIPGMLKALDLGVNMLNMGVVISKDEKVVLSHEPYFNNEISLKPDGKPISFKEEKKYNIFKMDYEEVRKFDVGSKVHARFPGQMKIKAYKPLLNEVIDSVELYVKKRKLPKPLYNIETALIRNGDGEYQPDSAIFIERIMEIVKKKKLTKRVVIQSLDIRTLQYLHIHYPKIKTALMVDEKKDFEESLQVLGFKPDYYSPYYVLVGKGLVDRCHEAGVKIIPWTVNSVKDFKYLLNLGVDGIVTDYPNVYQMAR from the coding sequence ATGTTTAAAACATCGTTATTTACATTTATACTGTTATGGGCCTTGCAATTGCAGGCCCAAACTTTTATACTCACAGGTCATCAGGGTGCCAGGGGGATCATGCCAGAAAATACCATTCCCGGGATGTTGAAGGCGTTAGATTTAGGTGTAAACATGTTAAACATGGGCGTGGTGATCTCCAAAGATGAAAAAGTGGTGCTTTCTCATGAGCCCTATTTTAACAATGAAATTAGTCTGAAGCCTGATGGTAAGCCGATTTCCTTTAAAGAAGAAAAGAAGTACAACATCTTTAAAATGGATTATGAGGAGGTCCGTAAATTTGATGTAGGGAGTAAAGTGCATGCCCGTTTCCCCGGGCAAATGAAAATCAAAGCCTACAAACCTTTATTAAATGAGGTGATAGACTCTGTAGAGCTGTATGTTAAAAAGCGGAAATTGCCTAAACCATTATATAACATTGAAACCGCTTTAATCCGCAATGGCGATGGCGAATACCAGCCAGACTCTGCTATATTTATTGAGCGGATTATGGAAATTGTAAAGAAAAAGAAGCTCACTAAAAGAGTGGTTATTCAATCGCTGGACATTAGAACATTACAATACCTGCATATACACTATCCAAAAATTAAAACTGCGCTGATGGTAGATGAGAAAAAGGATTTTGAAGAAAGCTTGCAGGTCCTGGGCTTTAAACCAGACTATTATAGTCCGTATTACGTCCTGGTAGGTAAAGGACTGGTAGATCGTTGTCATGAGGCCGGCGTAAAAATCATACCCTGGACGGTTAACTCGGTAAAGGACTTTAAATACCTGCTAAACTTAGGGGTAGATGGAATTGTGACCGACTATCCCAATGTCTATCAAATGGCACGTTAG